From the Laspinema palackyanum D2c genome, one window contains:
- a CDS encoding replicative DNA helicase, which yields MAETLNFQGYSDRLPPQNIDAEESILGGILLDPEAITRVLDRLPPDGFSITAHQQIYKAAIALHFQGKATDLMTVTSWLADHKLLEQVGGQSKLAQLVERTVSAVNIDQYAELVVDKYMRRKLIQGGHQVAELGFDTTTELATLLDKAEQTIFSLTQDRPQQGLVSISETLIQTFENIEIHQQGLALPGLTCGFYDLDAMTGGLQRSDLIIIAGRPAMGKTSFALNLGRNIAEFHKLPVAVFSLEMSKEQLVQRMLSGEAGIESNRLRSGRIAQNEWEALSIAIGNLSELPLFIDDTPNITITDIRSKCRRLQAEQGGQMGLILLDYLQLMEGSSPDNRVQELSRITRGLKQLARELNVPIITLSQLSRGVEARTNKRPMMSDLRESGCLTGDSLITLADRGVDVPIRDLVGQSGFAVWALNPVTMQLERAIVSHAFCTGVKPVFKLTTRLGRQIRATGNHQFLAIDGWKRLDELQKGDRLALPRQLPSSSVRSYRHPELALLGHLIGDGCTLPRHAIQYTTREKDLADLVVSLAVEVFGDLVKPRIVKERDWYQVYLAASYHLTHKVRNPVVIWLESMGVFGLRSYEKYVPKMVFEQPPEEIALFLRHLWSTDGCIKTSKVKNSYPAVYYTSSSPKLSQNVQALLLRLGINARLSVSPQPGKGREQHQVWVSGKPDLEKFITQIGAVGDYKQQALQEVANYLEVRSGNTNRDVIPHEIWRMYAVPAMQRSGKTIRQMQAQLGVAHCGTSLYKKNVSRDRAAKLATVVQSEEITRLANSDVYWDEIVAIAPDGETEVFDLTVPVHHNFIANNIIAHNSIEQDSDIVVMLYREEYYNPDTPDRGIAEVIITKHRNGPTGTIKLLFDPQFTKFKNLARPQQHY from the coding sequence TAGCCGACCATAAACTCCTCGAACAAGTCGGCGGACAAAGCAAACTGGCCCAACTCGTAGAACGCACGGTTTCGGCAGTCAATATTGACCAATATGCCGAACTGGTGGTCGATAAATATATGCGCCGCAAATTAATTCAAGGGGGACATCAAGTCGCTGAGTTAGGATTTGATACCACCACGGAATTAGCCACCCTTCTCGATAAAGCCGAACAAACCATTTTCAGCCTAACTCAGGACCGTCCTCAACAGGGTTTAGTTTCGATTTCCGAAACCCTGATTCAGACTTTTGAAAATATTGAAATCCATCAACAGGGGTTAGCTTTACCTGGGTTAACTTGTGGGTTTTATGACTTAGATGCCATGACCGGGGGTTTGCAGCGGTCTGATTTAATTATTATAGCTGGGAGACCGGCGATGGGGAAAACCAGTTTTGCCTTGAACCTAGGGCGCAATATTGCCGAATTTCATAAATTACCCGTGGCGGTATTTAGCCTAGAAATGTCCAAGGAACAACTGGTGCAACGGATGTTGTCTGGGGAAGCGGGAATTGAAAGTAATCGACTGCGATCGGGACGGATTGCTCAGAATGAATGGGAAGCCTTAAGTATTGCGATCGGGAATCTCTCCGAGTTACCCCTGTTTATTGATGATACTCCCAATATTACCATTACCGATATTCGCTCCAAATGTCGGCGACTGCAAGCAGAACAGGGGGGACAAATGGGATTAATTCTCCTGGATTATTTGCAGTTAATGGAAGGCAGTAGCCCGGATAATCGGGTCCAAGAGTTATCAAGAATTACCCGAGGATTGAAACAATTAGCGCGGGAGTTAAATGTTCCCATTATTACCTTGTCCCAACTCAGTCGGGGGGTAGAAGCGCGAACGAATAAACGCCCGATGATGTCCGATTTACGTGAATCCGGTTGTTTAACTGGGGATAGTTTGATTACCTTGGCAGATAGGGGGGTAGATGTACCGATTCGGGACTTAGTGGGTCAATCGGGTTTTGCCGTTTGGGCACTCAATCCAGTTACAATGCAGTTAGAACGGGCGATCGTGAGTCATGCCTTCTGTACGGGGGTCAAGCCTGTTTTTAAACTCACGACTCGCCTAGGACGTCAAATTCGAGCAACTGGGAATCATCAGTTTTTAGCCATTGACGGATGGAAGCGACTGGATGAGTTGCAGAAGGGCGATCGCCTCGCGTTACCCCGTCAATTACCCAGTTCCTCGGTGCGATCATATCGTCATCCTGAGTTAGCATTACTGGGGCATTTAATTGGGGATGGATGCACCCTACCTAGACACGCGATCCAATACACGACAAGAGAGAAAGACTTAGCTGATCTGGTTGTTTCTTTAGCGGTTGAAGTGTTTGGGGACCTCGTAAAGCCTCGAATTGTTAAAGAGCGAGACTGGTATCAGGTCTATCTTGCCGCCAGCTACCACCTCACTCATAAGGTCAGAAATCCAGTGGTGATCTGGTTAGAATCGATGGGTGTGTTTGGTTTAAGATCTTATGAGAAATATGTTCCTAAAATGGTGTTTGAACAACCCCCAGAAGAAATCGCCCTTTTCTTGCGTCACCTCTGGAGTACCGACGGTTGTATTAAAACCAGCAAAGTAAAAAATTCTTATCCGGCTGTTTACTACACTTCTAGTAGTCCCAAACTTTCCCAAAACGTTCAGGCCCTCTTACTCCGACTGGGTATCAACGCTCGACTATCTGTTAGTCCTCAACCGGGAAAAGGTCGGGAACAGCATCAAGTTTGGGTAAGTGGAAAGCCAGATTTAGAAAAATTTATCACCCAAATTGGTGCAGTTGGCGACTACAAACAGCAAGCACTTCAAGAAGTTGCTAACTATCTCGAAGTGCGTTCCGGAAACACAAATAGGGATGTGATTCCCCATGAGATCTGGAGAATGTATGCTGTTCCTGCCATGCAGCGTTCTGGGAAAACGATACGGCAGATGCAGGCTCAACTCGGGGTTGCTCACTGCGGAACAAGCCTTTACAAAAAGAACGTGAGCCGCGATCGCGCTGCTAAACTTGCTACGGTGGTTCAGTCAGAAGAGATTACTCGGTTAGCGAATAGCGATGTTTACTGGGATGAAATTGTGGCGATCGCACCCGATGGAGAAACCGAAGTGTTTGATTTAACAGTGCCAGTTCATCACAATTTCATTGCCAACAATATTATTGCCCATAATTCCATTGAACAAGACTCGGATATTGTGGTCATGCTCTATCGTGAAGAGTATTATAATCCTGACACCCCAGACCGAGGAATTGCTGAAGTGATTATTACCAAGCATCGGAATGGACCAACTGGGACAATTAAGTTGCTGTTTGACCCCCAGTTTACCAAGTTTAAAAATTTAGCCAGACCGCAACAACATTATTAA
- the purD gene encoding phosphoribosylamine--glycine ligase yields the protein MKVLVVGNGGREHALAWKLLESKTVETVFCVPGNGGTAILENCQNLALTATDFYGIKEAVQTHEIGLVVIGPEVPLAMGMADYLHQEKIPVFGPSQSGAQLEASKSWAKAFMQDVGIPTARSQSFTDEEIPQALAYVEEQGAPIVVKADGLAAGKGVTVAATVEEAKAAIAESFGGKFGLSGECIVVEECLIGQEASVLAITDGLTVRPLLPAQDHKAVGEGDTGPNTGGMGVYAPAPLVTPEMMERVQREVLEPAIASLRDRNIDYRGVLYAGLMISPEGDIKVLEFNCRFGDPETQAILPLLETPLDEILLACVNQTLAELPPLRWKNGASACVVMAAGGYPGDYKTGDVITGLEQAEAIGAVTFHAGTELQNGQVLTKGGRVLGVTAIGTDFDDAFAKAYQGVEQIHFDGSYYRRDIGHRVRSPIA from the coding sequence GTGAAGGTTTTAGTTGTGGGAAATGGGGGCCGCGAACACGCCCTTGCTTGGAAACTGTTGGAGTCTAAAACGGTTGAGACTGTGTTTTGTGTGCCCGGAAATGGAGGCACGGCAATTTTAGAAAATTGCCAAAATTTAGCCTTGACAGCGACAGATTTTTATGGTATTAAAGAGGCGGTCCAAACCCATGAAATTGGGTTAGTCGTGATTGGCCCAGAAGTGCCCTTAGCAATGGGAATGGCCGACTACTTACACCAGGAAAAAATCCCCGTATTTGGTCCTTCTCAATCCGGTGCACAACTGGAAGCGAGCAAGTCCTGGGCGAAAGCATTTATGCAAGATGTGGGAATTCCCACGGCGCGATCGCAGAGTTTCACCGATGAAGAAATCCCCCAGGCATTGGCTTATGTGGAAGAACAGGGTGCGCCGATTGTGGTCAAAGCCGATGGATTAGCCGCTGGGAAAGGGGTAACGGTGGCGGCAACGGTGGAAGAAGCCAAAGCGGCGATCGCCGAATCCTTTGGAGGCAAATTTGGCCTATCCGGTGAATGCATCGTGGTTGAAGAGTGCTTGATCGGTCAAGAAGCCTCCGTATTAGCCATTACCGATGGCTTAACCGTGCGCCCCTTACTTCCGGCCCAGGATCATAAAGCCGTGGGAGAAGGGGATACAGGGCCGAATACCGGGGGAATGGGAGTCTATGCACCGGCCCCCTTAGTTACTCCGGAGATGATGGAACGGGTGCAGAGGGAGGTCTTGGAACCGGCGATCGCCAGTTTGCGCGATCGCAACATCGACTATCGCGGCGTCCTCTATGCCGGACTGATGATTTCCCCGGAAGGTGACATCAAAGTGCTGGAATTTAACTGTCGCTTTGGGGACCCCGAAACCCAGGCTATTTTGCCCCTCTTAGAAACCCCCCTGGACGAAATTCTCCTCGCCTGCGTCAACCAAACCCTAGCGGAACTTCCTCCCCTGCGCTGGAAAAATGGAGCCTCCGCCTGTGTCGTCATGGCCGCCGGAGGATATCCCGGAGACTATAAAACTGGGGATGTGATTACCGGATTAGAGCAAGCGGAGGCGATCGGGGCCGTCACCTTCCATGCTGGCACCGAACTCCAAAACGGACAAGTGCTCACCAAAGGAGGAAGAGTCCTCGGCGTTACTGCGATCGGCACAGATTTTGACGATGCCTTTGCCAAAGCCTATCAAGGCGTAGAACAAATCCATTTCGATGGGTCCTACTATCGCCGAGACATCGGCCATCGCGTCCGGTCCCCAATTGCTTAA